One genomic region from Clostridium saccharobutylicum DSM 13864 encodes:
- a CDS encoding MurR/RpiR family transcriptional regulator, producing MDELKNENNKDLMRLIQGKFIRLSKGQKLIAEYILKNYDKAAFMTAAKLGISVGVSESTVVRFANELGFSGYPKLQKALQELIKNKLTTVQRLELRNDYFSDGDALKGVLKADMENIRATLEKINQNTFEDVVKCIFEAKRIYIIGLRSSTALAEFLGFYLNIILQNVKVVSYGISDVFEQMINVGEGDLVIGIGFPRYAAKTIDALEFSQDRSAKVVALTDSLLSPLASKADYTLIAQSNMASFVDSLVAPLSVINALIIAVGMREKENISDIFGDLEQIWKNYNVYSINNRNVADD from the coding sequence ATGGATGAATTAAAGAATGAAAATAATAAAGATTTAATGAGATTGATTCAGGGGAAATTTATAAGATTAAGCAAAGGTCAAAAATTGATAGCTGAATATATATTAAAAAATTATGATAAGGCAGCATTCATGACAGCAGCAAAGCTTGGTATATCGGTTGGAGTATCAGAATCTACAGTTGTAAGATTTGCAAATGAATTGGGATTTTCAGGTTATCCAAAGCTTCAAAAGGCATTACAAGAGCTTATAAAAAATAAGCTTACTACAGTTCAAAGACTGGAACTTAGAAATGATTATTTTTCAGATGGGGACGCTTTAAAAGGTGTTCTTAAGGCGGATATGGAAAATATTAGAGCGACATTAGAAAAAATAAATCAAAATACTTTTGAGGATGTTGTTAAATGTATATTTGAAGCAAAGAGAATATACATAATAGGTCTTAGAAGTTCAACAGCACTTGCAGAATTTTTAGGGTTTTACTTAAATATAATTCTTCAAAATGTTAAAGTTGTAAGTTATGGTATATCTGATGTTTTTGAACAAATGATTAATGTTGGCGAAGGTGATTTAGTTATAGGAATCGGATTTCCAAGGTATGCAGCTAAAACAATTGATGCACTTGAATTTTCACAAGATAGATCTGCAAAGGTAGTTGCACTTACAGATAGTTTATTATCGCCATTAGCATCTAAAGCAGATTATACATTAATTGCACAAAGTAATATGGCATCTTTTGTAGATTCATTAGTTGCACCTTTATCAGTAATAAATGCATTAATTATTGCTGTTGGAATGAGAGAAAAAGAAAATATATCTGACATATTTGGCGATTTAGAACAAATATGGAAGAATTATAACGTATATTCAATTAATAATAGAAATGTAGCGGATGATTAA
- a CDS encoding CCA tRNA nucleotidyltransferase, whose translation MNVKLNMPEDVKYILNKLNSSGYEAYIVGGCVRDSLLKKNPKDWDITTKARPEQVIGLFEKVILTGIKHGTVTVVINKEGYEVTTYRTDGQYEDNRHPKEVKFVTSLKEDLSRRDFTINAMAYNEENGLIDYFEGIEDLSKKIIKTVGNPNKRFNEDALRMLRAIRFSAQLDFEIEESTIDAIKHLRNNIENISKERIREEFNKILIYKPNNINLLKECGLLEYIIPEMIKTYNFNQNNTCHIYNLYEHSIAATEMIEPILHLRLTMLLHDLGKIETKTTDGNGVSHYYCHSKVSKKISEKILKNLKYDNDTINKVKSLIEYHDDTLKTNVSIKWMLNKIGESLFLDLIKVQRADIKAENETYAKDKLMELDLIENKLNHILEKDECFNLKKLKINGQNLMDIGFSKGKEIGDTLNYLLKLVIENPELNRKETLLEIVKVRNKNN comes from the coding sequence ATGAATGTTAAATTGAATATGCCCGAAGACGTTAAATATATTTTAAATAAATTAAACAGCAGTGGATATGAAGCATATATAGTTGGAGGATGCGTTCGGGATAGCCTTTTAAAGAAGAACCCTAAAGATTGGGATATAACAACTAAAGCTAGACCGGAACAGGTTATAGGACTATTTGAAAAGGTTATTTTGACTGGAATTAAACATGGAACAGTTACAGTTGTTATAAATAAAGAAGGCTACGAAGTTACAACATATAGAACTGATGGACAGTATGAAGATAATAGACATCCAAAGGAAGTGAAATTTGTAACTAGTTTAAAAGAAGACTTATCAAGAAGAGATTTTACAATTAATGCAATGGCTTATAATGAAGAAAATGGCTTGATTGATTATTTTGAAGGAATAGAAGATTTAAGTAAAAAAATAATAAAAACTGTAGGTAATCCGAATAAAAGATTTAATGAAGATGCATTAAGGATGCTAAGGGCAATCAGGTTTTCAGCTCAATTGGATTTTGAAATTGAAGAAAGTACAATTGATGCAATAAAACATCTTAGAAATAATATAGAAAATATATCTAAAGAACGGATAAGAGAAGAATTTAATAAAATATTAATTTATAAACCTAATAATATAAACCTTTTAAAAGAATGTGGATTATTAGAATATATTATACCTGAAATGATAAAAACGTATAATTTTAATCAAAATAATACTTGTCATATATATAACTTATATGAGCATTCAATTGCAGCTACAGAAATGATAGAGCCTATACTTCATTTAAGATTGACTATGCTGTTGCATGATTTAGGGAAAATAGAAACTAAGACTACTGATGGAAATGGAGTTTCACATTATTATTGTCATTCTAAGGTATCTAAAAAAATATCTGAAAAGATACTTAAAAATTTAAAATATGATAATGATACTATAAATAAAGTGAAGTCATTAATTGAATATCATGATGATACATTAAAAACTAATGTATCAATAAAATGGATGTTAAATAAAATAGGTGAGAGCTTATTTTTAGATTTAATAAAAGTACAAAGAGCTGACATAAAAGCTGAGAATGAAACTTATGCTAAAGATAAATTAATGGAACTTGATTTAATAGAAAACAAATTAAATCATATATTAGAAAAAGATGAATGTTTTAATTTAAAAAAATTAAAGATTAATGGACAGAATTTGATGGATATAGGTTTTAGTAAGGGAAAAGAAATAGGAGATACATTGAATTATCTATTAAAATTAGTTATAGAAAATCCAGAATTAAATCGAAAGGAAACATTACTAGAAATAGTTAAAGTAAGAAATAAAAACAACTAA